From Solwaraspora sp. WMMD1047, the proteins below share one genomic window:
- a CDS encoding XRE family transcriptional regulator gives MLASMTTRSNATLRAVRMGLLMSQDDFARALREAGARAGVPNDANKRLVQRWEAGLIVSPRPAYARALEVVTGLPIGSLGFTLAAVSRTEGISDDGRGGHDLDPPAVEKPAEVRQPAPGGNYSGVWLSRYEYYSSGRGDTFTGRHYVVLLQHGDRLTVRSLPGSSDSPLTMDLTVDGSVITGTWVEQTAPQGYYRGARYHGAIQLLAEPTRRRLTGKWVGFGKEMDVNTGPWELVFEDASTNKATLARYDRRPDPE, from the coding sequence ATGCTCGCCTCCATGACGACCAGGTCTAACGCGACGCTCCGCGCGGTGCGCATGGGTCTACTCATGAGTCAGGACGACTTCGCCCGTGCCCTGCGCGAAGCCGGCGCACGCGCCGGAGTGCCGAATGACGCCAACAAGCGGCTGGTCCAGCGCTGGGAGGCGGGTCTCATCGTGTCGCCGCGCCCGGCGTACGCCCGCGCTCTGGAGGTCGTCACAGGGCTGCCGATCGGGTCGCTCGGATTCACCTTGGCCGCCGTGTCGCGCACCGAGGGCATCTCAGACGACGGGCGGGGTGGTCACGATCTGGACCCGCCAGCGGTCGAGAAACCCGCTGAGGTGCGGCAGCCCGCACCGGGCGGCAACTACTCCGGCGTATGGCTGTCCCGCTACGAGTACTACAGCTCAGGCCGGGGCGATACGTTCACCGGCCGGCACTACGTGGTCCTGCTCCAGCATGGTGACCGACTCACCGTGCGGAGCCTGCCGGGCTCGTCGGACTCGCCGCTCACCATGGACCTCACCGTGGATGGCAGCGTCATCACCGGGACATGGGTCGAACAGACCGCGCCGCAGGGCTACTACCGGGGCGCCCGCTACCACGGCGCGATCCAGCTCCTGGCCGAGCCGACCAGGCGTCGGCTGACTGGGAAGTGGGTCGGCTTCGGCAAGGAGATGGACGTCAACACCGGCCCGTGGGAACTGGTCTTCGAGGACGCCAGCACGAACAAGGCGACGCTGGCGAGATACGACCGGCGACCCGATCCCGAGTAG